The following proteins are encoded in a genomic region of Bufo bufo chromosome 11, aBufBuf1.1, whole genome shotgun sequence:
- the LOC120981500 gene encoding extracellular calcium-sensing receptor-like — MVYAIWEINQSSEILPNITLGFKLYDSCYNQVRSLMGTAWILSGKKQTVPNFSCHTERMPSAIVGDMPSKASIPMARILGLYRYPQISYASAHPILSDKLQFPSFFRTIPNDDYEVIEMAHLVGYFNWSWVGIITSDNELGRSGSQLLIKKVEENGGCVAFLEILPNHNSMESVLSIIDVIKNSKATVIVVYSTMENLIPLMEEASVKNITNKVWFASSSWSITSDFPRTDILTTLNGSIGVAQPSGKIPGFKEFLQSVHPSKFTNDIFVKTFWEKAFSCVWPSGNPSNNSSSLNTSLYQSPWCTGEEKVDSIDPNVYDVYNFRYTYKIHTAVFAIAYALHQMHTCITGQGPFVNGSCADVFRHKPWQLLYYIKKVNFKNTGGEKIYFDKNGDIPLSLDILNWQLYRNGSNQYINIGKIDTRSAKGNELQVEERSIVWNDHRHPPVSLCSNPCPKGFRRAAQQGQKICCFDCVPCSEGEILNPNDGAKCLKCPEDQWPNISKEKCLPKSIQFLAYDELLGSSLACISVLCCALTFSVLFLFIIKRKTPIVKANNRELSYLLLMSLMLCFLCSLVFIGRPNMMTCMLRQVLFGIIFSLSLSAILAKTITVIMVFSATNPDSRIKRLVGLRIPIYIVPCCTMIQIVLCLVWLCSSAPFEEFNMVAEIGTIVLECNEGSKVFFACVLGYMGLLASVSLLVAFLARKLPDTFNEAKFITFSMLVFASVWITFIPAYLSTKGKHMVAVEIFAIISSSAGLLVCIFFPKCYIILLQPEMNNKKLITGRTVREK; from the exons ATGGTTTATGCTATATGGGAAATCAATCAGTCATCTGAAATTCTTCCAAATATCACATTGGGCTTCAAATTGTATGATTCCTGCTATAATCAAGTTAGGTCTTTAATGGGGACAGCATGGATCTTATCAGGAAAAAAGCAAACAGTGCCAAACTTCAGCTGCCACACAGAAAGAATGCCATCTGCGATAGTTGGGGACATGCCTTCAAAGGCATCCATACCAATGGCCAGGATTCTTGGCCTGTACAGATATCCTCAG ATAAGTTATGCCTCAGCTCATCCAATTCTAAGTGATAAACTGCAATTCCCGTCTTTCTTTAGAACCATACCCAATGATGACTATGAAGTGATTGAAATGGCTCATTTGGTGGGTTACTTTAACTGGAGCTGGGTAGGGATCATAACTTCGGACAATGAATTGGGACGATCAGGGTCTCAGTTACTAATTAAGAAGGTAGAAGAGAACGGAGGTTGTGTAGCCTTTCTGGAAATCCTTCCGAACCACAACTCAATGGAGTCAGTTTTAAGCATCATAGATGTTATCAAGAATTCGAAAGCCACAGTCATTGTTGTGTATTCCACGATGGAGAACCTTATCCCTCTCATGGAGGAAGCCTCAGTTAAGAACATTACAAATAAAGTATGGTTTGCCTCTTCCAGTTGGTCCATCACTTCTGATTTCCCAAGAACTGACATATTAACAACTTTAAATGGCAGTATAGGCGTGGCACAGCCAAGTGGGAAAATTCCAGGTTTTAAAGAATTTCTTCAGAGCGTACATCCATCTAAATTTACCAATGACATATTTGTTAAAACATTTTGGGAAAAAGCTTTTAGTTGTGTTTGGCCTTCAGGAAATCCCTCTaacaattcttcttctttgaaTACTTCTCTGTATCAAAGTCCTTGGTGTACAGGAGAAGAGAAGGTGGACAGTATTGACCCCAATGTGTATGATGTTTACAACTTTAGATACACATACAAAATCCATACTGCGGTGTTTGCTATTGCCTATGCCTTGCACCAGATGCACACATGTATAACAGGGCAAGGGCCATTTGTCAATGGATCCTGTGCAGATGTTTTCAGACATAAACCTTGGCAG TTGCTCTATTACATCAAAAAAGTAAACTTTAAAAATACTGGAGGGGAGAAAATATACTTTGACAAGAATGGAGATATTCCGCTTTCACTGGATATTCTTAACTGGCAGCTCTATCGCAACGGTAGCAATCAGTACATTAACATCGGCAAAATAGATACACGTTCTGCAAAAGGAAATGAACTGCAGGTCGAAGAAAGAAGTATTGTCTGGAATGACCACCGTCAT CCCCCAGTTTCTTTATGCAGTAATCCATGcccaaaaggctttagaagaGCTGCACAACAGGGGCAGAAGATTTGTTGCTTTGATTGTGTCCCCTGTTCAGAAGGAGAGATCCTCAATCCTAATG ATGGTGCCAAATGTCTAAAGTGTCCAGAAGACCAGTGGCCAAATATATCTAAGGAGAAATGTTTGCCAAAGTCCATTCAGTTCCTTGCTTATGATGAGTTATTGGGTTCCTCTCTAGCTTGTATCTCTGTTTTGtgctgtgcactgacattttctgtgctttttttgtttattattaaGCGTAAAACTCCCATAGTTAAGGCCAACAACAGGGAACTAAGTTATCTTCTTCTCATGTCCCTAATGTTGTGCTTCCTGTGTTCTTTAGTATTCATTGGACGGCCCAATATGATGACCTGCATGCTACGACAAGTATTGTTTGGCATTATATTCTCTCTATCTCTGTCAGCGATACTGGCCAAAACTATAACGGTCATCATGGTATTCAGTGCTACAAATCCAGACAGTCGAATAAAAAGACTTGTTGGATTGAGAATTCCGATATACATTGTCCCATGCTGTACAATGATCCAaatagtgctgtgcttggtatggttATGTAGCTCTGCTCCATTCGAAGAGTTCAACATGGTGGCCGAGATTGGAACCATAGTCCTGGAATGCAATGAAGGATCCAAAGTGTTTTTTGCATGTGTCTTGGGCTACATGGGACTTTTGGCCTCAGTCAGCCTTCTCGTTGCCTTTCTAGCCAGAAAACTTCCAGATACATTCAATGAGGCCAAGTTTATTACCTTTAGCATGCTGGTATTTGCTAGTGTATGGATAACATTTATCCCAGCTTATCTTAGCACCAAAGGAAAACACATGGTGGCGGTGGAGATATTTGCCATCATATCTTCCAGTGCGGGACTACTTGTATGTATATTCTTTCCAAAGTGTTACATTATTTTACTGCAGCCGGAGATGAATAACAAGAAACTTATAACTGGTAGAACAGTCAGAGAAAAGTAA